One genomic segment of Balneolaceae bacterium includes these proteins:
- the queA gene encoding tRNA preQ1(34) S-adenosylmethionine ribosyltransferase-isomerase QueA, translating to MSLTLDDFDYNLPEELIAQKPATPRDHSRLLVYDRSSKKITDDYFYNIGDYLPEKTSLVVNNSKVEKCRLLFDDGKMEIFVTKSINDKTVEAMVRPGKKFKPGKKAVLTDQLSAETRDITEDGLRIIELSHPLDDPLFESHKYTPFPPYIERDESLADRYQTVYAKDKGSKAAPTAGLHFTPQLIKKLKKQGIQKKEVTLHVGLGTFAPVKADKIEDHIMHSEWFQITKNQADALNKSRSITAVGTTSVRVLESAPKEGGSFKACSGDTDIFITPGYEFKSVDHLITNFHLPKSTLLMLISAFASLEEVKRIYNHAVEEKYRFYSFGDAMLIL from the coding sequence TTGTCTCTAACACTCGATGACTTCGACTACAACCTCCCCGAGGAACTGATTGCCCAAAAACCGGCTACTCCCCGCGATCATTCACGACTTCTTGTGTATGATCGATCATCTAAAAAAATCACCGATGATTATTTCTACAATATTGGTGATTATCTGCCTGAAAAAACTTCACTTGTAGTCAATAATAGCAAGGTGGAGAAGTGTCGATTACTGTTTGATGATGGCAAAATGGAGATTTTTGTCACCAAATCCATCAATGATAAAACCGTTGAGGCGATGGTTCGGCCCGGTAAAAAGTTCAAGCCGGGTAAGAAAGCAGTACTTACCGATCAGCTTTCAGCGGAAACAAGAGATATCACCGAAGATGGATTGCGGATTATAGAGCTATCCCATCCACTGGATGACCCACTCTTTGAATCACATAAGTATACCCCGTTTCCGCCCTATATCGAACGGGATGAATCACTGGCGGACCGGTATCAAACCGTATATGCCAAAGACAAAGGAAGCAAAGCAGCCCCGACAGCAGGCCTCCATTTCACACCTCAATTAATAAAAAAACTAAAGAAGCAGGGGATACAAAAAAAGGAAGTTACACTGCATGTGGGTTTAGGTACGTTTGCCCCGGTTAAAGCTGATAAAATAGAAGACCACATTATGCACAGTGAGTGGTTTCAGATAACAAAGAACCAGGCCGATGCATTAAATAAATCCAGGAGTATTACGGCGGTGGGCACTACAAGTGTTCGGGTGTTGGAATCTGCTCCAAAAGAGGGCGGATCGTTTAAAGCCTGTTCAGGGGATACGGATATTTTCATCACACCCGGCTATGAATTTAAGTCCGTCGATCACCTAATTACCAACTTTCACCTGCCCAAAAGTACGTTACTGATGTTGATTTCAGCCTTTGCAAGTTTGGAGGAAGTAAAACGAATCTATAATCATGCTGTTGAAGAGAAATACCGGTTTTACTCCTTTGGGGATGCGATGCTGATTTTATAG
- a CDS encoding addiction module protein: MSENSTKKLIEEIESLPIEERARFADSVLKTLSPVDSEIEKKWVKTAEKRLEEVKAGKVNTIPGEKVFEKIQKRFSK, translated from the coding sequence ATGAGTGAGAATTCAACGAAAAAACTGATTGAAGAGATTGAATCCTTGCCTATTGAGGAAAGAGCAAGGTTTGCCGATTCGGTATTAAAGACGTTAAGTCCTGTTGATTCAGAAATCGAAAAAAAATGGGTTAAAACGGCTGAAAAACGCCTTGAAGAGGTTAAAGCAGGAAAAGTAAATACTATTCCCGGAGAGAAAGTCTTCGAAAAGATTCAAAAACGATTTTCTAAATGA
- a CDS encoding nuclear transport factor 2 family protein: protein MKKLSSILLLHLLLMPALFAQEMDENEVLENLLEEFLSGASENNAEIHDRFWAEDLIYTSSNGERVTKKDIMDGLSENPENSSQQMPQYHAEETQIQLFDDIAVVAFKLVAISPNPSGEERLEFYNTGTFQKRNGQWKALAWQATRIPEE from the coding sequence ATGAAAAAATTGAGCTCAATTCTACTGCTTCATCTCCTTTTGATGCCCGCACTGTTTGCACAGGAAATGGATGAAAATGAGGTTCTCGAAAATTTGCTCGAAGAGTTTTTATCCGGAGCTTCCGAAAATAATGCTGAAATACACGACCGGTTTTGGGCAGAAGATCTGATCTACACCAGTTCAAATGGCGAGCGTGTGACTAAAAAAGATATTATGGATGGTTTGTCGGAGAATCCTGAAAATAGCAGTCAGCAAATGCCGCAATATCATGCAGAAGAAACTCAGATTCAGTTGTTTGATGACATTGCTGTGGTTGCATTTAAACTCGTAGCGATTTCACCAAATCCAAGCGGAGAAGAACGACTCGAATTCTACAACACCGGCACCTTTCAAAAACGTAATGGCCAGTGGAAAGCTCTGGCCTGGCAGGCTACCCGAATTCCTGAGGAGTAA
- a CDS encoding helical backbone metal receptor: MKTFRAGRDFAFIRKKRLRQIPIVGGTKNPRLDKIREIKPDLIIANKEENRQEDVEELKRDFDLHVTEVGNINEALFTIHDIGWKCGVEEKAKEMIHNIQERMENVPDEKPMSAAYMIWRDPWMTVGGDTYIHSVMDHWKLENVYADKTRYPNISLEELSYKKPDVVLLSSEPYPFKETHIKEVSEYCKKDKHYSCQRRVV, from the coding sequence GTGAAAACGTTTCGGGCAGGACGCGATTTTGCATTCATCCGAAAGAAAAGATTGAGGCAGATTCCGATTGTAGGCGGAACGAAAAATCCGAGATTGGATAAAATTCGCGAAATTAAGCCGGACCTGATTATCGCCAACAAAGAGGAAAACCGACAGGAAGATGTCGAGGAGTTAAAGCGCGATTTTGATCTGCATGTGACAGAGGTTGGCAATATCAATGAGGCGTTATTTACCATTCATGATATCGGCTGGAAGTGCGGGGTTGAAGAGAAAGCCAAAGAAATGATTCACAACATCCAGGAGCGGATGGAAAATGTGCCCGATGAAAAACCGATGTCTGCCGCCTACATGATCTGGCGCGATCCCTGGATGACCGTCGGCGGCGATACCTATATCCACTCCGTGATGGATCACTGGAAACTGGAGAATGTTTATGCAGATAAAACACGCTACCCGAATATATCTCTTGAAGAATTATCCTATAAAAAACCTGATGTGGTTTTGCTGAGCAGCGAACCCTATCCGTTCAAAGAAACACATATCAAAGAAGTAAGTGAGTATTGTAAGAAAGACAAGCATTATTCTTGTCAACGGCGAGTGGTTTAG
- a CDS encoding HlyD family efflux transporter periplasmic adaptor subunit produces the protein MAQQFEPIPIPWKQRLRELRVRVLPIIVFLCVGAAVIYLWRDTTSHPTLIGQVVGERAAISSPVDGTVINFYYEPFDNVQEGQLLGQVFPRDSVYLQAQLDLIQAEIERIKQTREPVLAEQRVRLDLEDLKISQMETRISLAQARLQQQQAKSEFERFEDLWNRDLISEQRFDSVRTKLELFNVQVREYQNMLEYYSGRIQEIEEYTSYGDRRDRNPILAAIKVQEQQMEAILAEFGPTPFYAPISGVISSVQNVGGEFVSRGDSLLVIESREPTHIVGYVRQPFAQIPEVGMDVQVRTRKADRTFFDSTILEVGGHIRLLQRNLQRPGAIFESGLPVKIAMADSANVELMPGELVDIVLAP, from the coding sequence ATGGCTCAGCAGTTTGAACCGATACCAATTCCATGGAAACAACGCCTGCGGGAACTGCGTGTTCGTGTTTTACCCATTATTGTATTTTTGTGTGTTGGAGCGGCTGTTATCTATTTGTGGCGAGACACTACAAGTCACCCCACGCTTATTGGACAAGTAGTTGGAGAACGAGCTGCCATCTCAAGCCCGGTGGATGGAACCGTTATCAATTTTTACTATGAACCATTCGATAATGTACAAGAGGGACAATTGCTGGGCCAGGTTTTTCCGCGAGATAGCGTTTATCTGCAGGCTCAGTTGGACCTGATTCAGGCTGAAATTGAACGGATCAAACAGACAAGAGAACCTGTTTTAGCGGAACAGCGTGTTCGTTTAGACCTCGAGGACCTGAAAATCAGCCAGATGGAAACGCGAATTTCCCTGGCACAGGCAAGGCTTCAACAACAGCAGGCCAAATCTGAATTTGAACGATTTGAAGATCTTTGGAATCGCGACCTGATTTCTGAGCAGCGTTTTGATTCGGTACGAACAAAACTGGAACTTTTTAATGTGCAGGTCCGGGAATATCAAAATATGCTGGAGTATTACTCCGGCCGAATCCAGGAGATTGAAGAGTATACCTCGTATGGAGATCGACGCGATCGGAATCCCATTTTAGCGGCTATCAAAGTTCAGGAACAACAGATGGAGGCGATTCTGGCTGAGTTTGGCCCCACTCCGTTTTATGCCCCCATCAGTGGTGTGATCAGTTCGGTACAAAATGTTGGGGGAGAGTTTGTATCACGCGGAGATTCTCTTTTGGTAATTGAATCCCGCGAACCAACTCATATTGTTGGATATGTGAGACAACCCTTTGCACAAATCCCAGAAGTGGGTATGGATGTACAGGTTCGAACCCGAAAAGCTGATCGAACTTTTTTTGATTCAACTATTCTGGAAGTAGGTGGACACATCCGGCTCCTGCAAAGAAACCTACAGCGCCCCGGCGCCATCTTTGAAAGCGGATTGCCTGTAAAAATTGCTATGGCTGATTCTGCCAATGTTGAACTGATGCCCGGCGAGTTGGTTGATATTGTTTTAGCGCCGTAA
- a CDS encoding DUF4956 domain-containing protein — MNEWFQFGDTAPIPTDLPTLLLGLLLSFMCGQILAWIYMYTHTGLSYSRNFVSSLIIIPITVALVMMVLDNNLITAFSLLAVFAIVRFRNILRDTLDTAYILSLIVIGMACGTQKFSTALVGTAVASSALIFIWFTNFGSRQRYDLILNLHWSQPLSRLDYLRNFLNRHSLKTRLASQRSDEDLDKTHLSYRLLLRDPEKVDLLLSEIKQIEGVSDVSSMRAEDESEV; from the coding sequence ATGAATGAATGGTTTCAATTTGGCGATACGGCACCCATCCCAACGGATCTGCCGACCTTACTTTTGGGACTGCTTCTTTCTTTTATGTGCGGCCAGATCCTGGCGTGGATTTATATGTACACGCATACCGGGCTTTCCTATTCAAGAAATTTTGTGAGCTCGCTGATTATCATTCCCATTACGGTTGCCCTTGTAATGATGGTTCTCGACAACAACCTGATCACCGCTTTCAGTCTTCTCGCCGTTTTTGCCATCGTCCGTTTCAGAAATATTTTACGTGATACGCTTGATACTGCCTACATTCTGTCTCTCATCGTAATTGGAATGGCGTGCGGCACTCAAAAATTCTCGACGGCACTTGTGGGCACTGCAGTCGCATCATCCGCACTTATCTTCATTTGGTTCACAAATTTTGGATCGCGTCAGCGGTACGACCTGATTTTAAATCTCCATTGGTCGCAGCCTCTGTCCCGTCTCGATTATCTCAGAAATTTTTTAAACCGACACTCCCTTAAAACACGTCTCGCTTCGCAACGATCTGATGAAGATCTGGATAAAACACACCTTTCATACCGTTTGCTTTTGCGTGATCCGGAAAAAGTGGACTTGCTGCTTTCTGAAATCAAACAGATTGAAGGAGTTTCTGATGTAAGCAGCATGCGGGCTGAAGACGAATCGGAGGTTTAA
- a CDS encoding polyphosphate polymerase domain-containing protein produces the protein MNKPLWSRTFQKQRFELKYRISESKAQEIRFFVENYLECDPHGADNPNRSYPVHSLYLDSPGLNTYHRTVNGDRNRYKLRLRYYDSDDSPIFFEIKQRRNRVIHKKRAQVHRDVIQDLLDGHAPTKNHLVKNSPTELDALEHFCLLKGKLQASPKMHITYMREAYEERRSNDVRVTIDRDVTGSRVHHGGFEARQSGGFSVFGNTVILELKFTNRFPDWLNELTQRFHLRRESASKYVDSIEFIRFNRIEKGMNTTPVYHE, from the coding sequence ATAAATAAACCGTTATGGAGCAGAACTTTTCAGAAGCAACGCTTTGAGCTGAAGTACCGCATCAGCGAGTCGAAGGCGCAGGAAATTCGCTTTTTTGTGGAGAACTACCTGGAATGCGATCCGCATGGAGCAGACAACCCAAACCGATCGTACCCGGTTCACAGCCTCTACCTCGATTCCCCGGGATTGAACACCTACCATCGTACGGTCAACGGAGACCGAAATCGGTATAAATTGAGATTGCGATATTACGACTCAGACGACTCTCCAATATTTTTCGAGATTAAACAGCGTCGTAATCGCGTGATTCACAAAAAACGGGCGCAGGTTCATCGGGATGTTATACAGGATCTGCTGGACGGACATGCCCCCACGAAAAATCATCTTGTAAAAAATTCTCCGACTGAACTGGATGCCCTTGAACATTTTTGCCTCCTGAAAGGTAAACTTCAGGCATCACCCAAAATGCACATCACATACATGCGGGAAGCCTATGAAGAAAGACGATCAAACGATGTGCGGGTCACGATTGACAGAGATGTGACAGGCAGCCGGGTTCATCATGGTGGGTTTGAAGCTCGACAGTCCGGAGGATTCTCAGTGTTTGGGAATACAGTCATCCTGGAATTAAAGTTTACAAACCGATTCCCCGATTGGCTGAATGAGTTGACACAGCGGTTTCACCTGAGGCGTGAATCGGCTTCAAAATATGTAGACAGTATTGAATTTATCCGCTTCAACAGAATTGAAAAAGGAATGAACACAACACCGGTTTATCATGAATGA
- a CDS encoding T9SS type A sorting domain-containing protein — protein MRLQYRTDADEPFRDVLDEEGNQVEYVRNEEAGHFESIGPVTLPADAEDQPNVQLLWRYYYSGERVDEESGQRSMLNISEIHVTSEPLLGEDPGPPQQVRLFQNYPNPFYPYTTIRYDLPSDQHVKIDLYSIDGRHIATLEDREADSGRHHVDVDVSGLATGIYLYRLLTDDFSEIKKMSVVK, from the coding sequence TTGCGCCTGCAATATCGAACAGATGCAGATGAACCTTTTCGGGATGTGTTGGATGAAGAGGGAAACCAGGTTGAGTATGTGCGAAACGAAGAAGCGGGGCATTTCGAATCCATCGGGCCGGTAACCCTTCCCGCCGATGCGGAAGATCAACCGAACGTCCAGCTTTTATGGAGATATTATTACTCCGGGGAACGCGTGGATGAAGAAAGTGGTCAGCGCTCCATGCTGAATATTTCAGAGATTCATGTTACATCCGAACCATTGTTGGGTGAAGATCCCGGTCCGCCGCAGCAAGTTCGATTGTTTCAAAATTATCCCAATCCGTTTTATCCATATACTACGATCCGGTATGACTTGCCGTCGGATCAACATGTAAAAATTGACCTCTATTCGATTGACGGCCGCCACATCGCCACGCTGGAAGACCGAGAAGCCGACTCCGGCCGCCATCATGTGGATGTAGATGTGAGTGGATTGGCAACCGGTATCTATTTATATCGGCTTTTAACAGATGATTTTTCAGAGATTAAAAAAATGAGTGTAGTGAAATAA
- a CDS encoding CotH kinase family protein yields MTTLFKKFVFIFFLFGFGLTPLFAQNLHLNEILSSNETTLADEDADFEDWIEIFNSGDEPINLSGFGLSDDGDEPFKWAFPDTTIQPGDFMLIWASDKDRSVPGSELHTNYGVSAGGEEVFLTHSDGTLLDQSPERELEEDISIGRQPDGTGEWFRFDEPTPGEANTTEAMNDPLEEPDLSNEPGFYTSAFNLEISHSREDVTFYYTLDGSTPTEESAVYDGPISITDRSSEPNSYSTIPTNFMGGRYGFQEPDVLIPKGTVLRVKAVKEGFQPSQSTYTFFVFPEGSSKHQLPVISITTDSLNFFGEEEGIYVPGVHYDGRDDTGNYYQRGENWERESSFEFFDENGELQVSQQIGVRIHGSYTRRYAQKSLRLYARGDYGESSINYEIFPNQDYDEYERLILRNSGNDQGYTMFRDAAAHEIVRHFNMDTQAYRPTVVYINGEYWGIHNIRERFDDNYLERVYGVDGDNIDYLTNRWEIEYGTNWPYQDMVNFIDSEDLSVEANMDSVKTLMDIDNYLDYFTAEIYFINTDWPHGNIDFWRLDIPYNENSPAGHDGRWRWMFYDLDASFGFTREPNNNMLSWVTRPDGYQGAEWPNLIMRNLLENESFKHDFINRMADHLNTSFQTDRVLDIIDRFQNQIAPEMPQFIQRWHYPTHIGQWNGFVNGMRRFAEKRPDFLWQNILNHFGIESTETITVNLENSDQGKIRVNSLLISPETPGIAADAYPWTGTYFSGIPVTLKTDPEIGNQHSHWVVDGKQVYEQELTVLPDTTDNITAVFEDLSLADFEPHVLADTSYHFSEWYAVAPANTYPESMAFVYMDETEPGLNASIAGVTQGVYNLDSRTRINGLGADGFAFINTGNSDGNYGYPGTRLGGAVLFLNTEGQGSVRVNWTAGTVEPNSTNL; encoded by the coding sequence ATGACTACCCTATTTAAAAAATTCGTTTTCATCTTTTTCCTTTTTGGATTCGGCCTCACTCCTCTCTTTGCTCAAAACCTACACCTCAACGAAATCCTCTCTTCCAACGAAACCACGTTGGCCGATGAAGACGCCGATTTCGAAGACTGGATCGAAATTTTCAACTCCGGCGATGAACCAATCAACCTTTCGGGCTTTGGCCTTTCGGATGATGGCGACGAACCGTTCAAATGGGCCTTCCCCGACACCACTATTCAGCCGGGAGATTTTATGCTGATCTGGGCATCTGATAAAGATCGATCCGTTCCGGGATCAGAACTTCATACAAACTACGGCGTGTCGGCCGGTGGCGAAGAGGTGTTCTTAACTCATTCCGACGGAACGCTCCTGGATCAATCCCCCGAAAGAGAATTGGAGGAGGATATCTCAATAGGCCGCCAACCCGACGGCACCGGCGAATGGTTTCGGTTTGATGAACCAACCCCGGGCGAGGCCAATACCACAGAAGCGATGAATGATCCTCTGGAAGAACCCGATCTTTCTAACGAACCGGGTTTTTACACATCTGCCTTTAATCTCGAAATTTCCCATTCCCGCGAGGATGTTACCTTCTATTACACGCTGGACGGATCAACCCCGACGGAAGAATCTGCGGTGTATGATGGCCCCATCTCCATCACAGACAGAAGCAGCGAGCCAAATTCATATTCAACCATTCCCACCAATTTTATGGGCGGCCGGTACGGATTTCAAGAACCGGATGTGCTGATTCCCAAAGGAACGGTTTTGCGGGTAAAAGCGGTGAAGGAGGGATTTCAACCATCTCAATCTACATATACCTTTTTTGTGTTCCCGGAAGGCAGTAGTAAACACCAACTCCCGGTGATCTCCATCACCACAGACAGCCTCAATTTTTTTGGAGAGGAGGAGGGAATCTACGTTCCCGGCGTGCATTACGACGGTCGGGATGATACCGGCAATTACTACCAACGCGGGGAAAACTGGGAGCGGGAATCCTCCTTTGAATTTTTTGATGAGAATGGAGAGTTGCAGGTTTCTCAACAGATTGGCGTGCGGATTCACGGGAGTTATACAAGGCGGTATGCCCAAAAGAGTCTTCGGCTTTATGCACGCGGCGATTATGGTGAGAGCAGCATCAACTACGAGATTTTTCCCAATCAAGATTATGATGAATATGAGCGGTTGATCCTCAGAAATTCAGGAAATGACCAGGGATATACCATGTTTCGGGATGCGGCGGCGCATGAAATCGTCCGGCATTTTAATATGGATACGCAGGCGTACCGGCCCACGGTTGTGTATATCAACGGGGAGTATTGGGGCATTCACAACATCCGTGAGCGGTTCGACGATAATTACCTGGAACGGGTTTATGGCGTGGATGGCGATAATATCGACTACCTGACCAACCGCTGGGAGATTGAATACGGCACCAACTGGCCTTATCAGGATATGGTGAATTTCATCGACTCCGAAGATCTCTCTGTTGAAGCCAATATGGATTCCGTAAAAACCCTGATGGACATAGACAATTACCTGGATTACTTTACCGCCGAAATCTATTTCATCAATACCGACTGGCCGCATGGTAATATCGACTTCTGGCGACTTGATATACCCTATAATGAAAATTCGCCGGCAGGTCACGACGGACGCTGGCGATGGATGTTTTATGACCTGGATGCCAGTTTCGGTTTCACGCGCGAACCGAATAACAACATGCTTTCATGGGTCACCCGCCCCGACGGATACCAGGGGGCCGAATGGCCCAACCTAATAATGCGAAACTTGTTGGAAAACGAATCCTTCAAGCACGATTTCATCAACCGGATGGCAGACCATCTGAATACCTCATTCCAAACAGATCGGGTGTTGGATATCATCGACCGGTTTCAGAACCAAATTGCACCGGAGATGCCTCAATTTATCCAGAGGTGGCACTATCCAACGCATATCGGTCAGTGGAATGGTTTTGTAAACGGAATGAGAAGATTCGCAGAAAAGCGGCCCGATTTTTTGTGGCAAAATATTCTTAATCATTTTGGGATTGAATCCACAGAAACCATTACTGTTAATCTGGAAAATTCAGATCAGGGAAAAATCCGCGTAAACTCTCTGTTGATTTCGCCCGAAACGCCCGGCATTGCAGCCGATGCCTATCCGTGGACAGGTACTTACTTTTCGGGGATTCCCGTTACCCTAAAAACAGATCCCGAAATCGGCAATCAACATTCGCACTGGGTTGTGGATGGAAAACAGGTGTATGAACAGGAACTGACCGTTCTACCGGATACAACTGATAACATCACCGCCGTTTTTGAAGATCTTTCCCTGGCTGATTTTGAGCCTCATGTGTTGGCAGACACCAGCTATCACTTTTCGGAATGGTACGCCGTTGCGCCGGCAAACACGTATCCCGAATCGATGGCTTTTGTCTATATGGATGAAACTGAACCGGGACTGAATGCATCCATAGCGGGTGTGACACAGGGCGTATATAATCTGGATTCCAGAACCCGGATTAACGGGCTGGGTGCAGATGGATTCGCCTTTATCAATACTGGAAATAGCGATGGAAATTACGGCTACCCGGGAACCCGGTTGGGCGGCGCTGTTCTCTTTTTGAATACGGAGGGGCAGGGTTCAGTACGAGTAAACTGGACAGCCGGAACCGTAGAACCCAACTCGACGAATTTATAA
- a CDS encoding tetratricopeptide repeat protein produces the protein MIKRSLQFLLTIFLLLPAAIEAQDTTSVDENMAEALDYYIQGINDFENQDYELALDKLTAAHLKLSDHAGVNYALSDVYLEIDDYTNAAYYGQIAAELEPENKWYHLHLARVYTESGRNEQAINSLNKILEYHPNDIDVLYRLAENYKEIGQLEKSNEMLDKILDLRGSAFEIHLSKFQNYNALNQNENALAELQKMRELNPGNLSTLHTISQFYLELDKEQEAKDVLMEARDRNPNDTNTLILLAEIYVENNNWEELGNTFVMMVENPMINPRQKMELVRFLMVKYQNEPEQKILEEQTRKVIEALSEEEPDYAPAQLVAADYYLQNNQMERALVNLERATEINPDQAEAWAQRIQVLFSLGRYEEVIELSDQANENAPDNAFVQFFTGASYMFEGQHEQAETWLENATMAPSRRNFRSAIYGTLGDVKQELDKWDETVDAYERALRLDPANTTAMNNYAYYLSVREENLEKALQMATEAVESNPENSSFLDTLGWVYFKMENYEQARNYIQQSIDTGEASAEVFEHMGDVFEAQGDMDAAREWWQKALDEDSERTHLNEKLEQI, from the coding sequence ATGATAAAACGATCCCTGCAATTTCTTCTCACAATCTTTTTGTTGCTTCCTGCGGCTATCGAAGCACAAGACACGACTTCTGTCGATGAAAATATGGCCGAAGCCCTGGACTACTACATCCAGGGCATCAACGATTTTGAAAACCAGGATTATGAACTGGCACTCGATAAACTGACGGCAGCTCACCTGAAATTGTCGGATCACGCCGGTGTGAATTATGCTTTGTCGGATGTGTACCTGGAGATCGATGATTATACAAATGCCGCCTACTATGGACAGATTGCAGCGGAACTGGAACCGGAAAACAAATGGTATCATCTGCACCTGGCGCGGGTTTACACTGAGTCGGGACGAAATGAGCAGGCGATCAATTCTCTGAATAAAATCCTCGAGTATCATCCAAATGATATAGATGTGCTCTATCGGCTGGCTGAAAATTATAAGGAGATTGGTCAGCTTGAAAAATCCAACGAGATGCTGGATAAAATCCTCGACCTGAGAGGCAGTGCTTTTGAAATTCACCTGAGTAAATTCCAGAATTACAATGCGCTCAACCAAAATGAGAATGCACTGGCCGAGCTTCAGAAAATGCGTGAATTGAACCCGGGAAATCTGAGTACGCTTCATACCATCAGCCAATTCTATCTTGAGCTGGATAAAGAGCAGGAGGCGAAAGATGTGTTAATGGAGGCGCGGGATCGAAATCCAAATGATACAAATACGCTGATTCTATTGGCAGAGATCTATGTCGAAAATAACAACTGGGAGGAACTGGGCAATACATTTGTGATGATGGTGGAGAACCCGATGATCAATCCGCGGCAAAAAATGGAACTTGTGCGCTTTTTGATGGTGAAATATCAAAACGAACCGGAGCAGAAAATTCTTGAGGAGCAAACCCGAAAAGTGATTGAGGCATTGAGCGAAGAGGAACCCGATTATGCTCCTGCCCAGTTGGTAGCTGCGGATTATTACCTGCAAAACAACCAGATGGAACGGGCACTGGTGAACCTGGAACGGGCTACGGAGATCAATCCGGACCAGGCGGAGGCATGGGCCCAGCGAATCCAGGTGCTGTTTAGTTTGGGGCGATATGAGGAAGTGATTGAACTTTCGGATCAGGCGAATGAAAATGCCCCCGATAATGCGTTTGTGCAATTTTTTACGGGAGCTTCGTACATGTTTGAAGGTCAGCATGAGCAGGCGGAAACCTGGCTGGAAAATGCAACGATGGCTCCATCGCGGCGAAATTTTCGATCCGCTATTTACGGAACTCTGGGTGATGTTAAACAGGAGCTCGATAAATGGGATGAAACCGTGGATGCATATGAACGTGCCCTTCGGCTCGATCCGGCAAATACCACAGCGATGAACAATTACGCCTATTACCTGTCGGTTAGAGAAGAGAATTTAGAAAAAGCATTGCAGATGGCAACGGAAGCCGTAGAATCCAACCCCGAAAACTCATCTTTCCTGGATACGCTGGGATGGGTCTATTTCAAGATGGAGAATTATGAACAGGCCCGAAACTACATTCAACAATCGATCGATACCGGTGAAGCAAGTGCCGAAGTATTTGAGCATATGGGAGATGTTTTTGAAGCGCAAGGCGATATGGATGCGGCCAGAGAATGGTGGCAAAAAGCATTGGACGAAGATTCCGAACGTACGCACCTCAATGAAAAACTCGAACAGATTTGA